The Myxococcus fulvus genome has a window encoding:
- a CDS encoding SDR family oxidoreductase, which produces MSETRKKAGGGTYFITGYPGFIGKRLVEHIAREDPKGHVYALVQPKALKEAQKHASKLKGATVELLTGDVVDMHLGLSGEEYQRLCERVTDIFHLAAVAQLGVPKDTAWRVNVDGTRNMLELARDCEHLARFNHFSTCYVSGDRLGVIAEDELDRGQGFRNPYEETKFQAERLVTRAGATLPVTVYRPSSVVGDSRTGEIDKFEGPYYLGILLVTSPLVVPLPLPGNGVAPLNVVPVDYVVEAVWRLSKDPRAAGRTFHLVDPNPMSARRVYELIAEKANKKLPRFNLSARAADVMLRLPVLEKLARPQRAAISYVNHLAIYNCHNTLELLDGSGVRCPPLSSYLDQLVAYVREQYRKRREGSEVEDPLDQGTATG; this is translated from the coding sequence ATGAGCGAGACGCGCAAGAAGGCCGGCGGCGGGACGTACTTCATCACCGGCTACCCCGGGTTCATCGGCAAGCGGCTGGTGGAGCACATCGCCCGGGAGGACCCGAAGGGCCACGTGTACGCGCTGGTCCAGCCCAAGGCGCTGAAGGAGGCCCAGAAGCACGCCTCCAAGCTGAAGGGCGCCACCGTGGAGCTGCTCACCGGCGACGTGGTGGACATGCACCTGGGCCTGTCGGGCGAGGAGTACCAGCGCCTGTGCGAGCGGGTGACGGACATCTTCCACCTGGCCGCCGTCGCGCAGCTGGGCGTGCCCAAGGACACCGCGTGGCGCGTCAACGTGGACGGCACGCGCAACATGCTGGAGCTGGCGCGCGACTGCGAGCACCTGGCGCGCTTCAACCACTTCTCCACCTGCTACGTGTCCGGAGACCGGCTGGGCGTCATCGCCGAGGACGAGCTGGACCGGGGCCAGGGCTTCAGGAACCCGTACGAGGAGACCAAGTTCCAGGCGGAGCGGCTGGTGACGCGCGCGGGGGCCACGCTGCCCGTGACGGTGTACCGGCCCTCCAGCGTGGTGGGCGACTCGCGCACGGGGGAGATCGACAAGTTCGAGGGGCCCTACTACCTGGGCATCCTGCTGGTGACCTCGCCGCTCGTCGTGCCGCTGCCCCTGCCGGGCAACGGCGTGGCGCCGCTCAACGTGGTGCCGGTGGACTACGTGGTGGAGGCGGTGTGGCGGCTGTCGAAGGACCCTCGCGCGGCGGGGCGCACCTTCCACCTGGTGGACCCGAACCCCATGAGCGCGCGGCGCGTGTACGAGCTCATCGCGGAGAAGGCGAACAAGAAGCTGCCGCGCTTCAACCTGTCCGCGCGCGCCGCCGACGTGATGCTGCGGCTGCCGGTGTTGGAGAAGCTGGCGCGTCCGCAGCGCGCGGCCATCAGCTACGTGAACCACCTGGCCATCTACAACTGCCACAACACGCTGGAGCTGCTCGACGGCTCGGGGGTGCGCTGCCCTCCCCTGTCGTCGTATCTGGACCAGCTGGTGGCGTACGTGCGTGAGCAGTACCGCAAGCGCCGCGAGGGCTCCGAGGTGGAGGACCCGCTGGACCAGGGCACCG
- a CDS encoding cytochrome c3 family protein, producing the protein MRAPGIRLLPVLLLALCGVAGAADFVGADSCKGCHPEAYEAWMQSKHARAVSSLSEQQQKDGRCLSCHSPDQVAQTQASVSCETCHGGGQYYSPEYVMKDPELARLVGLVDPSEKQCRSCHDASSPSLRPFDFKESLKAIDHWSAERARRAARTEAASTTPPPATAKK; encoded by the coding sequence ATGCGCGCTCCTGGCATCCGGCTCCTGCCCGTCCTCCTGCTGGCCCTCTGTGGCGTGGCGGGGGCGGCTGATTTCGTCGGCGCTGACAGCTGCAAGGGCTGCCACCCGGAGGCCTACGAGGCGTGGATGCAGTCCAAGCACGCCCGGGCCGTGAGCTCCCTGTCCGAGCAGCAGCAGAAGGACGGACGCTGCCTGTCGTGCCACTCGCCGGATCAGGTGGCCCAGACGCAGGCGAGTGTGAGCTGTGAGACATGTCACGGTGGGGGGCAGTACTACTCGCCGGAGTACGTGATGAAGGACCCGGAGCTGGCGCGGCTGGTGGGGCTGGTGGACCCATCCGAGAAGCAGTGCCGCTCCTGCCATGACGCCTCCTCGCCCTCCCTGCGGCCGTTCGATTTCAAGGAGTCGCTGAAGGCCATCGACCACTGGTCCGCCGAGCGCGCCCGTCGCGCCGCCCGGACCGAGGCCGCCTCGACGACGCCTCCTCCCGCCACCGCGAAGAAATAG
- the coaE gene encoding dephospho-CoA kinase (Dephospho-CoA kinase (CoaE) performs the final step in coenzyme A biosynthesis.), which translates to MHVFGLTGGISSGKSTVTRMLRELGAEVLDADVLAREVVEPGTPGLAAIAERFPGVVGPDGRLDRAKLGARVFGNDEERAALNAITHPLVREAFIEKVQALEARGVTRVVYDVPLLVESGMHAWMEGTAVVWVPRDVQKARLMARDGLDAAAAEARLAAQLPLDDKRAVATWVIDNSGDLTSTREQVESVWRAMLARG; encoded by the coding sequence GTGCACGTCTTCGGGCTGACGGGCGGCATCTCCTCCGGAAAGAGCACCGTCACCCGGATGCTGCGGGAGCTGGGCGCGGAGGTCCTCGACGCGGATGTGCTCGCCCGCGAGGTGGTGGAGCCGGGCACCCCGGGGCTGGCCGCCATCGCCGAGCGCTTCCCCGGCGTGGTGGGTCCCGACGGCCGGTTGGACCGGGCGAAGCTGGGCGCGCGCGTCTTCGGGAACGACGAGGAGCGCGCCGCCCTCAACGCCATCACCCACCCCCTGGTGCGGGAGGCCTTCATCGAGAAGGTCCAGGCCCTGGAGGCCCGGGGCGTCACCCGGGTGGTCTACGACGTCCCGCTGCTCGTGGAGTCCGGGATGCACGCGTGGATGGAGGGCACGGCGGTGGTGTGGGTGCCCCGGGACGTGCAGAAGGCGCGGCTGATGGCGCGCGACGGGCTTGACGCGGCGGCGGCCGAGGCACGGCTGGCCGCCCAGCTCCCCCTGGACGACAAGCGGGCGGTGGCCACGTGGGTCATCGACAACAGCGGGGATCTGACGTCCACCCGGGAGCAAGTGGAGTCGGTCTGGCGCGCCATGCTCGCGCGCGGCTGA
- the exoJ gene encoding spore coat polysaccharide polymerase ExoJ — MVPGEQGQRRDVWAFYSLTAFAAVMYAVPGEWIPALAPLRLALMTSVVAAGLMLIRRLGRGEPLYLDGARGWALIGFSSLAVLSVSWAVNAEVARYTGIELLKLTAIYLTLVNVITSGKRLVVVCGAMVLASVVTSIGVINWYMVGEDLVEGFRARWVGVYADPNHMAMNLVLVVPLAVAFVARKGSAWVWRIACLVAAVLAVVAIVLSHSRGGFIGLSVAMGLWAFREKRRIQAIVVGSLFVVGLVVFAPDSFWARNETVAAFHEDASAMGRVYAWQVASRMSLDKPLLGVGAGSFRYAWAEYAPPEATRAYVAHNIFLDVIGELGWVGLAFFLVFAGGASGGAFAASTSRTMGWMARALSAAVAGYLVCDLFSGYILSAHCYVLFGLAAAAHRIARAEEAKETQGVPEGRSSAAPVGAWEGSGHAA, encoded by the coding sequence ATGGTGCCGGGAGAGCAGGGGCAGCGCCGTGATGTGTGGGCCTTCTATTCGCTGACCGCTTTCGCCGCGGTGATGTACGCGGTGCCGGGCGAATGGATTCCGGCCTTGGCGCCGCTGCGGCTGGCGCTGATGACGTCGGTGGTGGCGGCGGGTTTGATGTTGATTCGCAGGCTGGGGCGCGGCGAGCCGCTCTACCTGGACGGAGCGCGAGGGTGGGCGCTCATCGGTTTCTCCTCGCTGGCGGTGCTGTCCGTGTCGTGGGCGGTGAACGCGGAGGTCGCGCGCTACACGGGCATCGAGCTCTTGAAGCTGACGGCCATCTACCTCACGCTCGTCAACGTCATCACCAGCGGCAAGCGGCTGGTCGTCGTGTGCGGCGCCATGGTGCTGGCCTCGGTGGTGACGTCCATCGGCGTCATCAACTGGTACATGGTGGGTGAGGACCTGGTGGAGGGCTTCCGCGCGCGCTGGGTGGGCGTGTACGCGGACCCGAACCACATGGCCATGAACCTGGTGCTGGTGGTGCCGCTGGCCGTCGCCTTCGTGGCGCGCAAGGGCAGCGCCTGGGTGTGGCGGATTGCGTGCCTGGTGGCGGCGGTGCTGGCGGTGGTGGCCATCGTCCTGTCGCACTCGCGCGGCGGCTTCATCGGTCTGTCCGTGGCGATGGGCCTGTGGGCCTTCCGTGAGAAGCGCCGCATCCAGGCCATCGTCGTGGGCTCGCTCTTCGTGGTGGGCCTGGTGGTGTTCGCGCCGGACAGCTTCTGGGCGCGCAACGAGACGGTGGCGGCCTTCCACGAGGACGCGTCCGCCATGGGCCGCGTCTACGCGTGGCAGGTGGCCAGCCGCATGAGCCTGGACAAGCCGCTGTTGGGCGTGGGCGCGGGCAGCTTCCGCTACGCGTGGGCGGAGTACGCGCCTCCGGAGGCGACGCGCGCGTACGTGGCGCACAACATCTTCCTGGACGTCATCGGAGAGCTGGGCTGGGTGGGCCTGGCCTTCTTCCTGGTGTTCGCGGGAGGCGCGTCGGGTGGGGCGTTCGCCGCGTCCACCAGCCGCACGATGGGATGGATGGCGCGAGCGCTGTCGGCCGCGGTGGCCGGCTATCTCGTGTGTGACCTGTTCTCCGGCTACATCCTCTCCGCGCACTGCTACGTGCTCTTCGGCCTGGCGGCCGCCGCGCACCGCATCGCCCGGGCGGAGGAGGCCAAGGAGACGCAGGGTGTGCCGGAGGGACGCTCGTCCGCCGCACCGGTGGGGGCGTGGGAGGGGTCGGGACATGCGGCGTGA
- the yihA gene encoding ribosome biogenesis GTP-binding protein YihA/YsxC: MIKILDARFVITAVEPKGYPQGHTAEVAFVGRSNVGKSSMINTLTNRKKLVRVSNTPGRTRTLNFFDVDLERGTARYQVRLCDLPGYGFARASKTDKAQWEKMITTYLEKRHRLEVVVSIIDAEVGPTPDDLATLDYLQAHKRKVMVVATKIDRLTKAKTRPRLQELAKLMDLPLEAVLPFSSTERRGVDEVWGALLDTFGRASRVRAEAAQDPD; encoded by the coding sequence GTGATCAAGATTCTCGACGCCCGCTTCGTCATCACCGCCGTGGAGCCCAAGGGCTATCCGCAGGGGCACACCGCGGAGGTGGCCTTCGTGGGCCGCTCCAACGTGGGCAAGTCCTCCATGATCAACACGCTCACCAACCGCAAGAAGCTGGTGCGCGTGTCGAACACCCCCGGACGCACGCGCACGCTCAACTTCTTCGACGTGGACCTGGAGCGCGGCACCGCCCGCTACCAGGTGCGCCTGTGTGATTTGCCCGGCTACGGCTTCGCCCGCGCCAGCAAGACGGACAAGGCCCAGTGGGAGAAGATGATCACCACCTACCTGGAGAAGCGGCACCGCCTGGAGGTCGTGGTGAGCATCATCGACGCGGAGGTGGGTCCCACGCCGGACGACCTGGCCACGCTCGACTACCTCCAGGCGCACAAGCGCAAGGTGATGGTGGTCGCCACCAAGATCGACCGCCTCACCAAGGCGAAGACGCGCCCCCGGCTCCAGGAGCTGGCGAAGCTGATGGACCTGCCGCTGGAGGCGGTGCTGCCGTTCTCCTCGACGGAGCGGCGGGGCGTGGACGAGGTCTGGGGCGCGCTGCTGGACACCTTCGGCCGGGCCTCGCGGGTGCGCGCGGAAGCCGCCCAGGACCCGGACTGA
- a CDS encoding DUF6178 family protein has product MSENGKGNGRDSQLALRELQQRLMGLSPRRRVEALLEGADAGAVVRALPPESLYLTIQEVGLADATELVQLASPAQFRAFVDLGAWKRDKVDPHAALTWLRAARGGFDDTSEYLRKLHALDLEVLELVLREFVVLHDKEENPDVNPQGVTLETPEGRYLVEITTEGVEMSAVRALVNDLIAENPFEAVRLLEAVRWEIPGELEETAFQFRKGRLVDMGFPSLEDAVALFSRVDLAAPKKPLVTSALAASQGHVDYLEASFRGLTALERQNAEDELAGVANAALVAELEDPGDLDAVRRVGEMTRDSLSLGLEYLTGADPSQATEVLRDVPLRRVFQTGFTLTLQLKYRADRLAKSPGAVVDGVLLVLPEEAAALEALRRKRPRRALKVEGAEPVPFRSLREISASEAVLTRAEAQVDVLRGVLGGTPEAARQAVARFGAPLESLGVPRLFAAVVAMAILDGRAEARPVPLGRGAELGARLFEGTPQAPRLLASATERALAGLEGAVPQTAREELRRMVGVTLAKLLEELGAAWLQDTTWSPVASEVLPMESSPVP; this is encoded by the coding sequence GTGTCCGAGAACGGCAAGGGTAATGGCAGGGATTCGCAGCTCGCCTTGCGCGAGCTGCAGCAGCGGTTGATGGGGCTGTCGCCCCGGCGGCGGGTGGAAGCGCTGCTGGAGGGCGCGGATGCGGGCGCGGTGGTGCGCGCCCTGCCTCCGGAGAGCCTCTACCTCACCATCCAGGAGGTGGGCCTGGCGGACGCGACGGAGCTGGTGCAGCTCGCGTCCCCCGCGCAGTTCCGCGCCTTCGTGGACCTGGGCGCGTGGAAGCGCGACAAGGTGGACCCGCACGCCGCCCTCACGTGGCTGCGCGCCGCGCGCGGCGGCTTCGACGACACCTCCGAATACCTGCGCAAGCTGCACGCGTTGGATTTGGAGGTGCTGGAGCTGGTGCTGCGCGAGTTCGTCGTGCTGCACGACAAGGAGGAGAACCCGGACGTCAACCCGCAGGGCGTGACGCTGGAGACGCCCGAGGGGCGCTACCTGGTGGAGATCACCACCGAGGGCGTGGAGATGTCCGCCGTGCGCGCGCTGGTCAACGACCTCATCGCGGAGAACCCCTTCGAGGCGGTGCGCCTGCTGGAGGCCGTGCGCTGGGAGATTCCCGGCGAGCTGGAGGAGACGGCCTTCCAGTTCCGCAAGGGGCGCCTGGTGGACATGGGCTTCCCGTCGCTGGAGGACGCGGTGGCGCTCTTCAGCCGCGTGGACCTGGCCGCGCCGAAGAAGCCCCTCGTCACCAGCGCGCTGGCCGCCTCGCAGGGCCACGTGGACTACCTAGAGGCGTCGTTCCGGGGCCTGACGGCGCTGGAGCGGCAGAACGCCGAGGACGAGCTCGCGGGCGTCGCCAACGCGGCGCTGGTCGCGGAACTCGAGGACCCGGGCGACCTGGACGCCGTGCGCCGCGTGGGGGAGATGACGCGCGACTCCCTGTCGCTCGGCCTGGAGTACCTGACGGGCGCGGACCCCTCTCAGGCGACGGAGGTGCTGCGCGACGTGCCCCTGCGGCGCGTCTTCCAGACGGGCTTCACGCTGACGCTCCAGCTCAAGTACCGCGCGGACCGCCTGGCGAAGTCCCCCGGCGCCGTGGTGGACGGCGTGCTGCTGGTGCTGCCGGAGGAGGCCGCCGCGCTGGAGGCCCTGCGCCGCAAGCGCCCCCGGCGCGCGCTGAAGGTGGAGGGCGCGGAGCCCGTGCCCTTCCGCTCCCTGCGGGAGATTTCCGCCAGCGAGGCGGTGCTCACGCGCGCGGAGGCGCAGGTGGACGTGCTGCGCGGGGTGCTCGGTGGGACGCCCGAGGCCGCGCGTCAGGCCGTGGCCCGCTTCGGCGCGCCGCTCGAGTCGCTCGGTGTCCCGCGCCTGTTCGCCGCCGTGGTGGCCATGGCCATCCTGGACGGCCGGGCGGAAGCGCGCCCCGTGCCCCTGGGCCGAGGGGCGGAGCTGGGCGCCCGTCTCTTCGAGGGCACCCCCCAGGCGCCCCGGCTGCTTGCGTCCGCTACTGAACGCGCGCTGGCGGGGCTGGAGGGCGCGGTGCCCCAGACGGCCCGCGAGGAGCTGCGCCGCATGGTGGGCGTGACGCTCGCGAAGCTGCTCGAGGAGCTGGGCGCGGCGTGGCTCCAGGACACGACGTGGAGCCCCGTGGCCTCCGAAGTGCTTCCGATGGAGAGCAGCCCGGTGCCGTAG